The Desulfobacterales bacterium sequence CCTCCGAACCATTTCCAGGGTACCGTCGATATTCTCCGGTCCGTCGTCGAGCCCCGGCAGAATGTGGCAATGCAGATCAATCACTGATAGGACTCCGTTCGCTTTTTTCTTCGATTCGTCTTCTTTTTCCGCTCCCCGTCTTCACCGTAATAGTAATAATAATACTGATAATAGTAATAGCTGTCTTTCCCGGTACTGACCCCGTTGAGCACAGCACCGAGAATATGGGCATTGACTGACTGAAGCTGAGATAACGCATGACGAACCACCTGTTTAGGAGTTCCACCGGACCGGATGATCAGAACCACTCCGTCAGCCAGCTGGGACAGAATCACCGAATCGGTTACCGCTGAAATCGGCGGAGAATCGATAATCACGCAATCATAATTCTTTTTTAACACCTCTATGAACCGACTCATTTTTTTCGAGCCGAGAACTTCAGCCGGATTCGGCGGAATCGGCCCGCTGGGAATCAGATCCAGGTTCTCAACGCTACTGGAAACTATAGCATTCTTCAATTCACTCGAACCGGACAGAACAGAAGACAACCCGATATCCCGTGCAATCCGAAAGAACTTGTGAACCCGCGGCCGCCTCAAGTCACAGTCTACTACAATAACCCTGGAGCCGGACTGTGCCATTGTAATGGCCAGATTTGACGCGCAGGTTGTTTTTCCCTCGTACGGTCCGGCGCTGGTTACCAGGATCACCTGATGTGCTTTGTCCACCGATGAAAACAGAATACCGGTACGGATTCCCCGAAACAATTCACTGGCGGTAGACTTGGGTGAATGAATGGTAAACAGCTCTCCGGCTGTCTCTCCAACTTTTTCATCCGATGCAAATACCGGCAGCGGACCCAGGTAGGGTATTTTTAGATAATCTTTGACTTCATCAGGCAGTTTGATGGTATTGTCCAGGTATTCCAGAAAGAAGGCAAGGCCGATTCCCAGCATCAGGCCGACAACCAGTGCCAGAAGAAGATTTAGTTTTTTGTTGGGTTTTACCGGGTTCCGAGGCACTTCCGCACGGTCAACAATCCGGATATTGCCGGTCTTCATCTCTTCTGTCAGCGAAGTTTCCTTGAACCGTTTGACCAGAAGTTCATACATATTTCGCGAACTTTCAGCCTGACGCTGCAACACCCCGTACTGAACCGCCTTCTGGTTCATCTGCAGGCTCTCTTTTTTCTGTCTGGACAGAGACTGCTTCAGGGATTCTTCTCTGGCAAGGGCCAACTTGTATTCGTTGCGAAGGGAATTAACTACCCGCTGAATTTCCCTGTTTTTCCGCTTTTGCAAATCAGCCAGTTCAGCATCAATTGCCACCATCTGAGGATGATTTCGACCGTATTTTTTAGACAGCTCGGACATACGGTTGTACAGCTGAACCTCCATGGCTTTGATCTGCCCTATCAATGGATTGCTCAGCACCTCGGGGATCGAATCGAGCATGTCAGGAGAATCTTCCAGTTCCATGGCCTGACGGTAACGTGTTTCAGCCTCAACCCGGCTGGATTCAGCTCCCACGACCTGCTCATTGAGTGAAGCCAGTTTCTGGGCGGTTATTTTTTCAGCATCGCTGGAAAAATCCGTAATGATTTCGTTTTTTTCCTTATAGCGCAAAAGAGCGTTTTCAGCTTCTTCCACCTTAAGGCGCTCTTCATCGATCCTGTCGCTGAGCCACTTGACCCCGTCTTTTGCCGCCTTGAGCTTGGTTTCAAGGTTTTTATCAATATAGGAGTGAACCACTGTGTTGGCCATACGGGCAGCCATTACAGGATCTTTTGCTTCCACAAGTACATCCACCAGCCGGCTGTTGCGGATCGGCTGCACGTTAATCCGACTGATTACACTGTTTACCAGACCAGAATCAGGGTCAATTTCACTGTCTGCCAGAGCCGGCGGGTCAGACATTTTATCTCCGGTCTGAATCAACGATTTAAGCCAGTCTTGAAACCCACACGCCTGATCTCTGATCCATCTTTTGGCTGTCGCAATGACAGAGTCATCCGGTTCCGGGAAAAATTCCGGGCTGCTGTTCAAATCCAGCTTTTTAATAACATCCCGTGCAACCGCACGGCTTTCTATAATCTTGTATTGCGTCTGATAATAATCCGTTCCTGTCGAATCCACGGCCATGACTTCCTGAATCGAAACCAGGTTCGGATTTTCCTTTTCAATGACAATACGGGCTGATGCCTGAAAAATGGGCACAGACGTAAACGTATGAACCGCCACAAACAGAACTACCGCAACAAACACGGAAACGATCGTCCAGCGACGTTTCATAAGTACACGAACATAGTCTAAGAGATTGATCTGTTCTTCTCGGATTTCTTCTGTCATAGCTGTCAATTCTGTTATCTGTTATTAGAAAAGGGTTAAGGTTCAAAAAAATGGCTGCTTTCCCTGCACTCAGGCCTGAACCCTCATTTAGAAAAAACTCTCCGGGACCACGATCACATCGCCGGGTTCTATCAGGATATCCTGACCTTTTTTGCCCAAACGGGTAATCTCATCTACGCGGATTTCAATGATTTTTTCTTCCCCGTTTTCCACCCTGACAATCCGGGTTTTGTTCCGGGCCGCAATCTGGGTAAATCCGCCGGCCATACTGATCGCCTCAACGATGGTGATTTCCTTTTCCTGATACAGGTAAGAGCCGGGTTTCTGAACCTGACCAATGATGTAAAAATGTTCTGCCTTGGGGACAAACAAAAGGTCTTTATCAGCCAAAAGCATATTCGCCATCTGATCCCCCCCCTTGAGCAGTTCGGGGATATCGATGCGGATCACCACCTTACGCGCGTTATCCGTATTCGGATTTTCGGTACGAATAATCATTCCCTGCTTGCCGCCCTGTTCAAAATCAATACCGCCGGATCTGGAAATCGCATCCAGAACCCGTTCCCTGGACTGAAGCGGGTAAGTACCCGGTTCTTTGACCGAACCCAGCACCATATACTGTTTGCTCAGATAGTCAACGACCGTAACGGAAACATGCGCATCGAGAATGAACTGGCCTTCGGTCAGTTTTTGTGCGATGAGGGACTCAATTTCGGAAGTGGTCAGGCCATCCACCCGGACCCGGCCGATCAGTGGGAACGAGATATCCCCTTCAGCGCTGACACGTACTTTTTCCCGGGAAAGATCCTTTTCTTCATACACCATAACATCAAACACATCATAGCCCCCCACCCGGTAGTCCTGCTCGCTCAAATTTCCGGCATCGGGATTGAGTGAAAGATATTCGGAAACCGTGTAATTGGGAGTGAGCTGAATCACACGTTTCAAACCGGAATCTTTATTAATTTCCTGTTTTCTTACTTCCTTTATTTCGGCAATCCTGGCAAGTTCTGCTTCACCGATCCCGGAAAGACTCTCATCCGATACGGTCGTTACCTTCACCACTTCACCACCCGTACTCACACAGGCGGCAATCGCAAATAAAATCACGACAAAAAAAGCTCGGCCCGGGGAATATCTCATTTTGACACCTTGAATCCATCTGAAGATCATTTTTTTTAAGTAATTCAGATTACTATGCTATCTCAAAAAGCCACTACACATCCGGATTTCCCTTCGCGGAAACCTGATGATATGTATTGTACAAGTTTTAAACTTTATATGCTTGGGAACAAGATTTCAAGGGATTAATTTATTTGTTGAAAAAGATGACATCATTCATAACCGACTGAAGCGAAAAAAAGGGGGACGACATTTATCCCCCTTTTTTTCATTTTGGCCATAGACGAAAATTTCAAATCAGAATAATGCGCTGATACGGAATGCGACGACATTGTCATCGTATTCCTGTGATGCATAGGTATCCTCTGTGGCTTTTTTGCTTTCCAGGCGGTATTCCACACCGGCCTTGAGCCAGTCACGGGCCGCCCATTCAATGCCGATGCCGGCATTATAGATGTTGAAGAACTTATCCGGACGCCCGGAGACCTCGTTCTGATAATCATTGGTGATCCAGTCCATCCCGACCAGGAGCGCCAGGCGATTCTGCAGGCCCTGGGTCAGGTGAAGTCCCACATCGGTATCGATGTAGGATGCCGCATCCGAATCCGGTGATCCCAGATGCCCCCGGTTCAGGGTCAGGGCGATCCCGGTCCGTTCGTACATCTGATAATTGATACTGGATTCGGCAATCCATGTGGACTCGTCCTCGTAAACTCTGTTGGCAAACAGCGGGCTGGTTTCATTGTCGAAAGACTTCTCGCCGTAACCAATCTTTAATTCCCCGCTCAGTTTTCCGCCGGGTTCAAACCGTGCACCGATAAAAAAATCATTGAGCGAATAATCCTGGGATGTGGCGGCTGACCAGGTCACGCCGTCGCCCGTTACGCCGTCATTCTGTTCGTCGTATTCGGCATCGGTTCGACGTATCTGACCGAACACGGAGGTTTTCGGCGTCATTTTGTAGATAAAGGACATGCCGTAAACATTGTCGGTCCGGTCCTGCCATTTGTCCTGATCCAGGTCGTACCGTTCGACATAGCGCTTGTAAAGTACTTCGACGGAATATTGACCGGCAAATTCATAACCGATCGTAACATTGGCATTGTTGTTCCATCGTTCGGTATTGACACCCAGCTGATACTGGTTCCGGCTTCCCAGAGGGTCTTTGGTATACACGAAATCATCGGCCGCCTGGATGTAAAAACCGGCCGGGTTCCTATAGCCGAAGGCCACCCAAGGCCTCTGTGTCGTGTAGTTATTATTATCAAAATCCGAATACGCCACCAGATCCGCGCTGTATCCGGCATTGAAAAAGTTGCCCGGATTTCCGGCATAACTCATCCGGACCGACGGTGTAAAAATATGGATGTAGTCATCCTCTTCGTTGGCACTTTCCTTGAAAATGTTGTCATCGTATTTCAGTTTGTAGTCTATACCGGGTTCCACCTTCAATCGGCCGAAGTGAATATTTCCGGCTGCAAAGGCCGAGCATACCCAGAATGCTGAAAACAGCACGGCCAGTAAAATTGCGGCACCCTTATTACATAACGGTTTTTTAAACATTTTAGCTACTCCTTGCTGCAACACTCATGTTATTCAAATAAATCTCCCCCTCATTGCAGGTAGCCTCAGGAAGCCATTCCGGGTGGCGTTAACCGATATTACTTCCCATTTGTCACGCGCCGGGCATCACAGAAACAAGTCGTCACAAATGCACAGGCACCATAGCCTATCTCTGGAGTGGTGAAAACGCTCTTAATCCGACTTTTTGATATTATTCCATTTTTGTTCCGTATAAGCTCGAAGCTGAATGCTGAAAGCTCAAAAATATCAAACTGTTTGCACTGTTGAACTTTCAGCTTTCAGCTTCGAGCCTGATGATAACTTTTAATGCAAAAATTGGGTCAGAATGGCTGATTTTCATCACCCCAGCCCACCTCTTTCTTTTCAGTACAATCTCTGCAGCCGGTCATCAAAATCCAGCCGTTCGAAATATCAAATCCCCTCCAGCTGAAATCGACCGTTCCGGTTCAACGCAATACCCATTCCACTGAAACGGCTTCAACTAATGAACTGTTTTTCAGGCAAAAAAAACAAACACAATATATACAGGGAGTACCAGATATGTATCTCAGAAGACGTATCATCACGACTTTTTATAGCTGACAGGCATAAAACGAATCGTAATTTATAAATTACGCTGTATTCTATTGACGTAGTCGCTTTTTGTCAATACGATTCTATCGTCGGTTCGATAATTAATAGACTTTTTTTATCATCTATTTACGGGCAGTCCATTGAAGCACTTGACTTTGTAAGCTTTGGTCATTTTCCGGAATGCACTTCAGAACGACTCGATCCACCGGATAATATTCCCACACGCGTTCAACCGCTCTTTTCCAAAGAGCCGGTTTTACCTGCAGCGCTCGGCTGAAATAATACTGAAATTTTAAAATTCCCTCTTCTCTTGAAGCGACAGCACCTCCGTCGGCAACCGTCAAAAGGCCGTTTTCCGGAAGGATCGAAGCACGCCACACCCAGTACCAGGCCACATCAAACTGCATGTCCGAATCCATGGGAGCGCATTTCAGTGCGATATCAAAACATCTTTCCGCCAGCGGAAGCCACTGGGTCAGGTAGCCGTAAGGATCATAGCTTTTCAAAGAATATCGTTTACCCAGATGATACCAGAACAGACCTCGTGCCGGATTGAGACGAACTGCCTGCTGCAATGCGGCTATGGCCTGCTCGTTGCCTGCGTCTCGTTCCTCCTCATGTGACGTCTGCCGTGTTTCATACCACAGCGCCCGTTTGAAATAACACTCCGCATTGGCCGGATTATAGGAGACGGCCTGTTCAATATCGACCCGTTTCGGCTGATAGTTCAGATTCATGGTGGAATTCCATTCCGTCGCATAAGCGGCTTCGGCCGCCAGATGACGCCCGGCCGTTACGGCCCCGAACCCGAACAGAAACACTACCGTCAGTATGCCCGGAATTCTCCAGAACCGATTGAGAAAAATCTTTCGCTTAGAATAGAAAAACGATTCGCTGTATCCCCGGCCCTGCCGGTGCACGGCTGCATACCCGATCCCCAGCAGGGCCGCCAGCGTCAGCGGATTGGCCGGCACGTGCATGTTAAAGTCAAAAAAGCTGTGAATACCCATGCTCAAGAGCCCGGTCAGCACCCCGGCCCCGATGCCCAGTGCATGCTCATCCCGCCGGTTAAACCAGAGACGGATCATTTTTACTGCATACAGCCAGAAAGCTGCAACCAGCAGCATTCCGCCGGGCAGGCCCAGGTCTGTTACCCCTTCGAGCCAGTCATCATGCGAATACCCGCTGGTGTAGACCCCGTCATAGTCCGGCGCATATCGGGGATACAGGTACCTGAAATTTCCCCATCCGGTGCCGGCTGCCGGATAATCCCCCACCATGGGAATCATGGATTGACTGGTCGTCAACCGTTTGGTCAGACCAGCTTCGGAACGCTCAAATTTTTTCAGCGCAGGATCGATGCCAACCGTCAACCCGTATCCGACCATCACCAGGCAGAGGAGCAAAATCCCCGCTCCGAATTTCCGGTAGAGCGGCCGTTTGAAAAACAATGCGGCCATCACCACCATGGAAGCCCCGAAGGACAGGATTCCGCCCCGGGATGCCGACATCAAAAGCCCCACACCCATGATGACGGAAATGAACCCGAGCACCAGCATTTTAGGATTGGCGGATTCCGGAGCGAACCATCCGACTACCCGCTGAACCGCGGAACGGCCCCCCCGAAGTTTCCGGCCCACCCGGCGGGTGTGTTTTTTCTGGGCCATCATCCAGCCCAGCGCCAGGGGCAGCACCATTTCCATGTATCCGGCAAAATGATTGGATACGATATACGTCCCGCTCGCATAGCGGGCTCCTCCCACCCGGCTTTTCCACCACCAGACCCGGGGGATGTCGGAAAAATTCTGGTAAACGGCATACAAGGCTTCAAACAGCCCGACCGATATCAGGACAACCACCAGAATATCCAGGCGTTTTCGGGAGGTCGCTGTATTGAGGACCAGAAAAAACATCCCGATATAGGCCACCGTCTTCAAAAGCTCGATGCGGACC is a genomic window containing:
- a CDS encoding polysaccharide biosynthesis tyrosine autokinase — its product is MTEEIREEQINLLDYVRVLMKRRWTIVSVFVAVVLFVAVHTFTSVPIFQASARIVIEKENPNLVSIQEVMAVDSTGTDYYQTQYKIIESRAVARDVIKKLDLNSSPEFFPEPDDSVIATAKRWIRDQACGFQDWLKSLIQTGDKMSDPPALADSEIDPDSGLVNSVISRINVQPIRNSRLVDVLVEAKDPVMAARMANTVVHSYIDKNLETKLKAAKDGVKWLSDRIDEERLKVEEAENALLRYKEKNEIITDFSSDAEKITAQKLASLNEQVVGAESSRVEAETRYRQAMELEDSPDMLDSIPEVLSNPLIGQIKAMEVQLYNRMSELSKKYGRNHPQMVAIDAELADLQKRKNREIQRVVNSLRNEYKLALAREESLKQSLSRQKKESLQMNQKAVQYGVLQRQAESSRNMYELLVKRFKETSLTEEMKTGNIRIVDRAEVPRNPVKPNKKLNLLLALVVGLMLGIGLAFFLEYLDNTIKLPDEVKDYLKIPYLGPLPVFASDEKVGETAGELFTIHSPKSTASELFRGIRTGILFSSVDKAHQVILVTSAGPYEGKTTCASNLAITMAQSGSRVIVVDCDLRRPRVHKFFRIARDIGLSSVLSGSSELKNAIVSSSVENLDLIPSGPIPPNPAEVLGSKKMSRFIEVLKKNYDCVIIDSPPISAVTDSVILSQLADGVVLIIRSGGTPKQVVRHALSQLQSVNAHILGAVLNGVSTGKDSYYYYQYYYYYYGEDGERKKKTNRRKKRTESYQ
- a CDS encoding outer membrane beta-barrel protein produces the protein MFKKPLCNKGAAILLAVLFSAFWVCSAFAAGNIHFGRLKVEPGIDYKLKYDDNIFKESANEEDDYIHIFTPSVRMSYAGNPGNFFNAGYSADLVAYSDFDNNNYTTQRPWVAFGYRNPAGFYIQAADDFVYTKDPLGSRNQYQLGVNTERWNNNANVTIGYEFAGQYSVEVLYKRYVERYDLDQDKWQDRTDNVYGMSFIYKMTPKTSVFGQIRRTDAEYDEQNDGVTGDGVTWSAATSQDYSLNDFFIGARFEPGGKLSGELKIGYGEKSFDNETSPLFANRVYEDESTWIAESSINYQMYERTGIALTLNRGHLGSPDSDAASYIDTDVGLHLTQGLQNRLALLVGMDWITNDYQNEVSGRPDKFFNIYNAGIGIEWAARDWLKAGVEYRLESKKATEDTYASQEYDDNVVAFRISALF
- a CDS encoding O-antigen ligase family protein, whose translation is MINTKKQSLIDKLVFTGTLALLIFAPLAFGAIHVWAYTVVEIGVFFLLALYLLDQMVSGCGRVQWVKTPVNWVLSALLVLIGLQMVPMPPGVVKFLSPLTYADKRQMLDVLAAAGDAGAGTNGWMPLAYYLHPVRIELLKTVAYIGMFFLVLNTATSRKRLDILVVVLISVGLFEALYAVYQNFSDIPRVWWWKSRVGGARYASGTYIVSNHFAGYMEMVLPLALGWMMAQKKHTRRVGRKLRGGRSAVQRVVGWFAPESANPKMLVLGFISVIMGVGLLMSASRGGILSFGASMVVMAALFFKRPLYRKFGAGILLLCLVMVGYGLTVGIDPALKKFERSEAGLTKRLTTSQSMIPMVGDYPAAGTGWGNFRYLYPRYAPDYDGVYTSGYSHDDWLEGVTDLGLPGGMLLVAAFWLYAVKMIRLWFNRRDEHALGIGAGVLTGLLSMGIHSFFDFNMHVPANPLTLAALLGIGYAAVHRQGRGYSESFFYSKRKIFLNRFWRIPGILTVVFLFGFGAVTAGRHLAAEAAYATEWNSTMNLNYQPKRVDIEQAVSYNPANAECYFKRALWYETRQTSHEEERDAGNEQAIAALQQAVRLNPARGLFWYHLGKRYSLKSYDPYGYLTQWLPLAERCFDIALKCAPMDSDMQFDVAWYWVWRASILPENGLLTVADGGAVASREEGILKFQYYFSRALQVKPALWKRAVERVWEYYPVDRVVLKCIPENDQSLQSQVLQWTARK
- a CDS encoding polysaccharide export protein: MRYSPGRAFFVVILFAIAACVSTGGEVVKVTTVSDESLSGIGEAELARIAEIKEVRKQEINKDSGLKRVIQLTPNYTVSEYLSLNPDAGNLSEQDYRVGGYDVFDVMVYEEKDLSREKVRVSAEGDISFPLIGRVRVDGLTTSEIESLIAQKLTEGQFILDAHVSVTVVDYLSKQYMVLGSVKEPGTYPLQSRERVLDAISRSGGIDFEQGGKQGMIIRTENPNTDNARKVVIRIDIPELLKGGDQMANMLLADKDLLFVPKAEHFYIIGQVQKPGSYLYQEKEITIVEAISMAGGFTQIAARNKTRIVRVENGEEKIIEIRVDEITRLGKKGQDILIEPGDVIVVPESFF